One genomic window of Xanthobacter dioxanivorans includes the following:
- a CDS encoding tyrosine-type recombinase/integrase, translating to MSALRQALADYLSVRRILGYRLVRAEKLLAQFLTFVEERGEEHLTIEAAIAWATAPANADPSWQSRRLSDVRRFAMHLRGIDSATETPPANILPGGRSHRATPYLYSAKEISTLMATTTILRGSHRQATYRTLIGLLASTGMRIGEAISLDQQDFDPIDGLLTIRHGKFGKSRELPLHPSVVAALGAHLNRADRPRNAARAPAIFLSPRGTRLLYVNVQKTFQQLVRRVGIIPRSAKCRPRLHDLRHGFAVNTILDAYRDGNDPGARLAILSTYLGHINPAHTYWYLSASPELLKLAGDRLERRLGGEA from the coding sequence ATGAGCGCTCTCCGTCAGGCGCTCGCCGACTATTTGTCCGTGCGGCGCATCCTCGGTTACAGGCTGGTCCGGGCCGAAAAGCTTCTCGCTCAGTTCCTCACCTTCGTCGAAGAACGCGGAGAAGAGCATCTGACCATTGAGGCGGCTATCGCCTGGGCGACGGCGCCGGCCAATGCCGATCCGAGTTGGCAATCCAGGCGGCTTTCGGACGTGCGTCGGTTCGCCATGCATCTGCGCGGGATCGATTCCGCCACCGAGACGCCTCCAGCAAATATCCTGCCCGGCGGACGATCTCACCGGGCGACGCCATACCTCTACTCGGCGAAAGAAATCTCGACGCTGATGGCGACGACCACGATATTGCGCGGCTCGCATCGGCAAGCGACCTATCGGACATTGATCGGCTTGCTGGCCAGCACCGGCATGCGGATCGGGGAGGCGATCAGCCTGGATCAGCAAGACTTCGATCCTATCGACGGTCTGCTCACCATCCGCCACGGAAAGTTCGGCAAATCCCGCGAACTGCCCTTGCATCCAAGCGTGGTCGCCGCGCTCGGCGCTCACTTGAATCGAGCCGATAGGCCGCGCAATGCGGCGAGAGCGCCAGCCATATTCCTTTCACCGCGGGGCACAAGGCTGCTGTACGTGAACGTGCAGAAAACCTTTCAACAGCTCGTGCGTCGCGTCGGCATCATCCCGCGCTCGGCAAAATGCCGACCGCGGCTGCATGATCTTCGGCACGGCTTCGCGGTCAACACCATTCTCGACGCCTATCGTGATGGCAATGATCCTGGCGCCAGGTTGGCGATCCTGTCGACCTATCTCGGCCACATCAATCCGGCTCACACATATTGGTATTTGTCGGCCTCCCCCGAGTTGCTGAAGCTCGCAGGCGACCGGTTGGAACGCCGCCTCGGAGGTGAGGCATGA
- a CDS encoding tyrosine-type recombinase/integrase, with amino-acid sequence MTALAITLQAFFTDRLVRQRQVSPNTLAAYRDTLRLLLVFAADKKGKEPFRLEIDDLDAPLIGAFLDDLQERRKNGARTRNARLAAIRSLFRYAALRHPDRSALIERVLAIPPKRFDRRLVTFLTEPEIAALLAAPDTTTWTGRRDHALFSLAAQTGLRASELIGLHCADAHLGAGAHVSCRGKGRKERITPLTSGVVVTLRGWLTERAGQPEAPLFVTCSGKALSRDALEHRLAKYMQIASKACPTLTQKSVTMHVLRHSAAMRLLQAGVDTSVIALWLGHESVETTQIYLHADLTIKERALARTTPADTKPGRFHPTDKLLAFLEAL; translated from the coding sequence ATGACTGCGCTGGCCATCACCTTGCAAGCGTTCTTCACGGACCGCCTGGTTCGTCAGCGTCAGGTCAGCCCGAATACGCTCGCAGCCTATCGAGACACGTTGAGATTGTTGCTGGTCTTTGCCGCCGACAAGAAGGGCAAGGAACCATTCAGGCTGGAAATCGATGACCTCGACGCTCCGCTGATCGGCGCTTTCCTCGATGATCTCCAGGAACGGCGCAAGAATGGCGCCCGAACCCGCAACGCCCGGCTTGCCGCCATCCGTTCGCTGTTTCGATACGCCGCCCTTCGCCATCCAGATCGTTCCGCTCTCATCGAACGCGTTCTCGCCATTCCACCCAAGCGCTTTGACCGAAGGCTCGTGACCTTTCTGACCGAACCGGAAATCGCCGCATTGCTTGCCGCTCCCGACACGACGACCTGGACCGGCAGGCGCGACCACGCGCTCTTCAGCCTCGCCGCGCAGACCGGATTGCGAGCTTCGGAACTGATCGGCCTCCATTGCGCCGACGCCCATCTTGGCGCCGGCGCGCATGTCAGTTGCCGCGGAAAGGGCCGAAAGGAGCGGATCACGCCGCTCACATCGGGGGTGGTCGTCACCTTGCGCGGCTGGCTCACCGAGCGCGCCGGGCAACCTGAGGCGCCTCTCTTTGTGACGTGCTCCGGCAAGGCGCTCAGCCGCGATGCGCTGGAACACAGGCTCGCCAAATACATGCAAATCGCCAGCAAAGCCTGTCCGACGCTGACGCAGAAGTCGGTCACCATGCACGTTTTGCGGCATTCCGCAGCGATGCGATTGCTGCAAGCCGGGGTCGACACTTCGGTGATCGCTCTCTGGCTCGGACATGAGAGCGTGGAGACCACCCAAATATATTTGCACGCGGACCTGACGATCAAAGAGCGCGCGCTGGCCCGGACGACGCCGGCCGATACCAAGCCCGGGCGTTTCCACCCGACCGACAAGCTGCTCGCGTTCCTGGAGGCGCTCTGA
- a CDS encoding recombinase zinc beta ribbon domain-containing protein: MEAWDVFIKEHHQGYIGWTEYEQNQAVLAGNAYGRASAEAKSGRGGQALLSGLICCGRCGRRLKTAYVSGGGRPRASTARPVYRCDLPNLQAGHRRCFSLGGRRIDDIVATQMLQAVQPTAIEAAREAGRMLKDRNQEKQRIAELELQQARYDASLAERRYAACDPDNRLIAAQLERAWENALQRVHDCQRRIDELRNAASEEQHPDFVGLAEDLSLAWKAPLTTMRTRQRLVRTLIDEIIADVDQTTNEVVLVIHWKGGQHSEIRFRKPVTGEHGCKTSGQALQVIASMAAKWSDQDIAASLNRMKLPTGQGKTWTAHRVSSIRRVNGIRAYRSADKDGQWLTMQEAAANLGVTHHRIRKLAQSGIIKTEQVMPGAPHQIRATDLQDPAIIDAIKRGTPPRQAVSETQVSMFPDT; this comes from the coding sequence ATGGAAGCGTGGGACGTCTTCATCAAAGAGCACCATCAGGGCTATATCGGCTGGACGGAGTATGAGCAGAACCAGGCGGTGCTGGCTGGCAACGCCTATGGCCGCGCCAGCGCCGAGGCCAAGTCCGGCCGCGGCGGCCAGGCGCTTTTGTCGGGTCTCATCTGCTGCGGCCGCTGCGGCCGCCGCCTCAAGACTGCCTATGTCAGCGGCGGCGGCCGTCCCCGCGCCAGCACGGCGCGTCCAGTCTACAGATGCGACCTGCCGAACCTACAGGCTGGACATCGCCGCTGCTTCAGTCTGGGCGGGCGGCGCATCGATGATATTGTCGCAACACAGATGCTGCAGGCGGTGCAGCCGACGGCGATCGAGGCCGCAAGGGAGGCCGGGCGCATGCTGAAGGACCGCAATCAGGAGAAGCAGCGCATCGCCGAACTCGAACTGCAACAGGCTCGGTATGACGCGTCATTGGCCGAGCGGCGTTACGCTGCCTGCGATCCCGATAACCGGCTGATCGCCGCCCAGTTGGAACGAGCCTGGGAGAACGCCTTGCAGCGCGTTCATGACTGCCAGCGGCGCATCGACGAACTGCGCAACGCCGCCTCCGAGGAGCAGCATCCTGATTTCGTCGGTCTCGCCGAGGATCTCTCCCTTGCCTGGAAAGCCCCATTGACCACCATGCGGACCAGGCAACGCCTGGTCCGCACCCTGATCGACGAGATCATCGCCGACGTCGATCAGACGACCAACGAAGTCGTGCTCGTCATTCACTGGAAGGGCGGCCAGCATTCCGAGATCCGCTTCCGCAAGCCGGTCACCGGCGAGCACGGCTGCAAGACATCCGGGCAGGCCCTGCAGGTCATCGCGAGCATGGCCGCCAAATGGTCGGACCAAGACATCGCCGCCTCGCTCAACCGCATGAAGCTGCCGACCGGACAAGGCAAGACCTGGACCGCCCACCGAGTCTCTTCCATTCGCCGCGTCAACGGTATCCGTGCCTATCGTTCCGCCGATAAAGACGGTCAATGGCTCACTATGCAGGAAGCAGCCGCAAACCTCGGCGTCACCCATCACCGGATCCGCAAGCTCGCCCAGAGTGGGATCATCAAGACCGAGCAGGTCATGCCCGGCGCCCCGCATCAGATCCGCGCCACCGACCTTCAGGATCCTGCGATCATCGATGCCATCAAGCGCGGGACGCCCCCGCGTCAGGCCGTATCCGAAACACAGGTCTCAATGTTTCCAGACACTTGA
- a CDS encoding IS66 family transposase, with the protein MSRQRHSDRLASQMGWAKKGQQVCLAHLIRDAQYAIDAGDFVFAPGLRKLFEDACGIGRRQDGLADTTLAGHTRKLEKRLDRLLAKEPACEGKKLRKAILRFRQHLWVFLENREIEPTNNGSERGLRPAAMMESLCSPFSSVWKH; encoded by the coding sequence TTGAGCCGGCAGCGACACTCCGACCGGCTCGCCTCCCAGATGGGCTGGGCGAAGAAGGGCCAGCAGGTCTGCCTCGCTCACCTGATCCGCGACGCTCAGTATGCGATCGACGCGGGAGACTTCGTGTTCGCCCCGGGGCTCAGAAAGCTCTTCGAGGATGCCTGCGGGATCGGACGACGACAAGACGGCCTCGCCGACACCACCCTGGCAGGCCACACGCGCAAGCTCGAGAAGCGGCTCGACCGGCTCCTCGCGAAGGAGCCCGCGTGCGAAGGCAAGAAGCTCCGCAAGGCGATCCTGCGCTTCCGCCAGCATCTCTGGGTGTTCCTGGAAAACCGTGAGATCGAGCCCACCAACAACGGCTCCGAGCGGGGCTTGCGGCCCGCCGCAATGATGGAGTCATTATGCTCCCCCTTTTCAAGTGTCTGGAAACATTGA
- a CDS encoding type II toxin-antitoxin system VapC family toxin, giving the protein MTLYLLDENVLREFGSHGDKNVRRWSATVDDTSLRLSAATLFEKRRGAEALKRRDPDRAARLLAGIDALEKWFTDRILPIDAPVVAEWTRLLGEKNKDRWDLALAATARVHGLVLVTRNVKDFGGRGVHLLNPFKDPPEWIDA; this is encoded by the coding sequence GTGACGCTTTATCTGCTCGATGAAAACGTGCTACGCGAGTTCGGATCTCACGGCGACAAGAATGTCCGACGCTGGTCGGCGACGGTCGATGATACGAGCTTGCGCCTCAGCGCGGCAACGCTGTTCGAGAAGCGGCGGGGCGCTGAGGCACTCAAACGCCGTGATCCAGATCGCGCCGCCCGGCTGCTCGCAGGGATCGACGCTCTCGAGAAATGGTTCACCGATCGCATCCTGCCGATCGACGCTCCGGTCGTCGCGGAATGGACACGTCTGCTAGGTGAGAAAAACAAGGATCGGTGGGATCTCGCGCTGGCTGCGACTGCTCGTGTTCACGGCCTTGTGCTCGTCACGCGCAATGTGAAGGATTTCGGGGGCCGCGGCGTGCATCTTCTGAATCCGTTCAAGGATCCGCCGGAGTGGATTGACGCTTGA
- a CDS encoding DUF433 domain-containing protein, whose product MASAQTLTLSEAGYVLGRSPSTLNKAVDSGVIRAKQRRVGKSVQRLLGPSELRYLRLADELDKDLTPAGRRRLYEALRKLSSETHILRLGQIEIDLARIDSDLEGRLTRLRRLRDWIGQSDAVSDPLIRGTDIPVHLVAALAREQTVGEILADFPSLNRDQVEAAVDYAKAYPKRGRPYASHSLKRTLADLADLGAFDEGDEAHLVSPRTVP is encoded by the coding sequence ATGGCGTCGGCGCAGACATTGACGCTCAGCGAAGCGGGCTACGTCCTGGGCCGCTCGCCGTCGACGCTCAACAAGGCGGTCGACAGTGGTGTGATCCGGGCGAAGCAGAGGCGTGTCGGCAAATCGGTACAGCGGCTGCTCGGTCCTTCTGAGCTGCGATACCTGCGGCTGGCGGATGAGCTCGACAAGGATCTGACACCGGCAGGTCGGCGCCGCCTCTACGAAGCCCTGCGCAAGCTATCGTCCGAAACTCACATCTTGCGGCTTGGACAGATCGAAATCGACCTGGCGCGGATCGACAGCGATCTGGAGGGACGGCTGACCCGTCTGCGGCGTCTTCGGGACTGGATCGGGCAAAGCGATGCGGTCTCGGATCCCCTGATCCGCGGCACCGACATCCCGGTTCATCTCGTTGCGGCCTTGGCGCGCGAGCAGACCGTGGGTGAAATTCTTGCGGATTTCCCGTCGCTCAACCGGGACCAGGTGGAGGCGGCCGTCGACTATGCCAAGGCCTATCCGAAGCGTGGCCGCCCCTATGCTTCACACAGCCTGAAGCGGACCTTGGCGGATCTCGCCGATCTTGGCGCTTTCGACGAGGGCGATGAGGCTCACCTGGTGTCGCCCAGGACGGTGCCGTGA
- the scpB gene encoding SMC-Scp complex subunit ScpB, producing the protein MARRPRTPEPFDTELAHLPSELRWREWMGRVEAVIFASPEPVLREVLARVVGRDCSLDLLIDDIRAELRGRPYELVAVAGGWQHRTKKSFAEAIRVATGLGTTDPKPLSKAESLVLMAIAYFQPITRGELGKFFGKEISRDTIGHLRGLDFIATGPRSPVPGAPYTYVTTKGFLSYFGFDTLRDLPDMEALEDAGLLSKERMLAGDLLSFGLAVEAEADDATFDLADHPADPSEA; encoded by the coding sequence ATGGCTCGCCGCCCGCGCACTCCGGAACCCTTCGACACCGAGCTGGCGCACCTGCCGTCGGAGCTGCGCTGGCGCGAATGGATGGGCCGCGTCGAGGCGGTGATCTTCGCCTCCCCTGAGCCGGTGCTGCGCGAGGTGCTCGCCCGCGTGGTCGGCCGCGACTGCAGCCTCGATCTTTTGATCGACGACATCCGCGCCGAATTGCGCGGCCGGCCCTACGAGCTGGTGGCGGTCGCCGGCGGCTGGCAGCACCGCACCAAAAAGAGCTTCGCAGAGGCGATTCGGGTGGCAACCGGCCTCGGGACCACCGATCCCAAGCCGCTGTCCAAGGCCGAGAGCCTGGTGCTGATGGCCATCGCCTACTTCCAGCCGATCACGCGGGGGGAACTGGGGAAATTCTTCGGCAAGGAGATTTCCCGTGACACCATCGGCCATCTCCGCGGCCTGGACTTCATCGCCACGGGCCCTCGCAGCCCGGTGCCCGGCGCACCCTACACCTACGTGACCACCAAGGGCTTTTTGAGCTATTTCGGCTTCGACACCCTGCGTGACTTGCCGGACATGGAGGCCTTGGAGGACGCCGGGTTGCTGAGCAAGGAGCGGATGCTGGCGGGAGATCTTCTGTCCTTCGGGCTTGCGGTCGAAGCCGAGGCGGATGACGCCACGTTTGACCTCGCCGATCATCCAGCGGACCCGAGCGAGGCGTGA
- a CDS encoding DUF1403 family protein, with protein MELEPIPTSAASSTVPLVPGWAVPLSPVTDPAEAAFLAGSALNSLDNLVRTTPPWAGAWRARLALACAAAAARHSGRAEDERALRDAWVLRQPGHDPGPAGRLFAGWRRLAERSPGVDIAALQSVCALLGVGWSEGLAALPEEINHHLATGRPAPLAAAALVRAVDTAQPGARLLGWWLADQVLALRLRWPLPVPLLMAAAAAGGLRRAGRGGSFSPEGDGLDAAVCVAVAHGAARACRLAAEIAPRAARLEAVVPKLRAKGAGDAVRRLLDDDVVPGTLHTDALSRWAARRLFERLVALGAVRELSGRSSFKLFGL; from the coding sequence ATGGAACTCGAGCCGATTCCCACCTCTGCAGCGTCGTCGACCGTGCCGCTCGTGCCCGGCTGGGCGGTGCCGCTCAGCCCGGTGACAGACCCGGCCGAAGCCGCGTTCCTCGCCGGTTCGGCGTTGAATTCATTGGATAATCTGGTGCGCACGACGCCGCCTTGGGCCGGGGCGTGGCGGGCCCGGCTGGCGCTCGCGTGCGCCGCCGCGGCCGCGCGCCACTCCGGTCGGGCCGAGGACGAGCGCGCGCTCCGCGACGCCTGGGTGCTGCGCCAGCCGGGCCACGATCCGGGGCCGGCCGGGCGCCTTTTTGCCGGCTGGCGGCGGCTCGCCGAGCGCTCCCCGGGCGTGGACATCGCGGCGCTCCAGTCGGTGTGCGCGCTGCTGGGCGTCGGCTGGAGCGAGGGGTTGGCCGCGCTTCCGGAAGAGATCAACCACCATCTGGCGACCGGCCGGCCGGCGCCGCTGGCGGCTGCGGCGCTCGTCCGCGCCGTCGACACCGCGCAGCCCGGCGCCCGGCTGCTCGGTTGGTGGCTGGCCGACCAGGTCTTGGCGCTGCGGCTGCGCTGGCCGCTGCCGGTGCCGCTATTGATGGCCGCAGCCGCAGCCGGTGGGCTGCGCCGGGCGGGCAGGGGAGGGAGCTTTTCTCCGGAAGGAGACGGTCTCGACGCCGCCGTCTGTGTCGCCGTCGCGCACGGCGCCGCTCGCGCCTGCCGGCTGGCCGCCGAGATCGCACCGCGTGCGGCCCGCCTGGAGGCGGTGGTGCCGAAGCTGCGCGCCAAGGGCGCTGGCGACGCCGTCCGGCGACTGCTGGACGACGACGTCGTGCCCGGTACTTTGCACACCGACGCGCTGTCGCGCTGGGCCGCCCGGCGCCTGTTCGAGCGCCTTGTCGCGCTGGGGGCGGTGCGCGAGCTGTCCGGCCGATCCAGCTTCAAGCTGTTTGGTCTCTGA
- a CDS encoding type II toxin-antitoxin system VapB family antitoxin yields the protein MSLNIKNPATVALADELARRQGVTKTAAIHQALSERLHRMGYGDTAQARLLGELRAIRERVARLPELDTRSDEEIVGFDEHGIPN from the coding sequence ATGTCCTTGAACATCAAAAATCCGGCGACCGTCGCCCTTGCCGACGAGCTCGCCCGCCGCCAGGGCGTCACCAAGACTGCCGCCATTCACCAGGCCCTGAGCGAACGCCTGCACCGCATGGGCTATGGAGATACCGCTCAAGCACGTCTTCTCGGCGAGCTGCGTGCAATCCGCGAGCGGGTGGCGCGGTTACCTGAGCTCGACACCAGGAGTGACGAGGAGATCGTTGGCTTCGACGAGCACGGAATCCCAAACTGA
- a CDS encoding type II toxin-antitoxin system VapC family toxin gives MVIDTSAIVAILRNEPEADALERSIVGAPVRLVPATCVFEARMVLVSRRGEHALAEIDLWLTKIGADIIPVDAELADLATQAWLAYGKGRHPAALNFADCFSYALSKRSNERLLFIGNDFSKTDILA, from the coding sequence ATGGTGATCGATACCTCTGCCATCGTTGCGATCCTGCGCAATGAGCCTGAAGCCGATGCGCTCGAGCGATCGATCGTCGGCGCCCCTGTTCGCCTCGTCCCCGCTACATGCGTGTTTGAGGCCCGAATGGTCCTGGTCAGCCGGCGCGGCGAGCACGCGCTCGCTGAGATCGACCTGTGGCTCACCAAAATTGGGGCCGACATCATTCCGGTCGACGCGGAGCTGGCGGACCTGGCAACGCAGGCCTGGCTTGCTTATGGTAAGGGGCGCCACCCGGCCGCACTGAATTTCGCCGATTGCTTTTCCTATGCCCTGTCGAAGCGCTCCAACGAGCGCCTACTCTTTATCGGCAACGATTTTTCCAAAACCGATATCCTTGCCTAA
- a CDS encoding PIN domain-containing protein, producing MVAQELPDDLGLAHAGVAVEEQARHTVPRRVGQKILETPERGAGLIEIEPTIRPDPGDPLRIHQSGLEWGRIAAIRPRGDIDGLIAATAIVHDLILVTRNVADFEDTGASVIYPWDIE from the coding sequence ATGGTCGCGCAGGAACTTCCGGATGATCTTGGTCTTGCCCATGCCGGTGTCGCCGTAGAGGAGCAGGCACGGCATACGGTCCCGCGGCGGGTAGGCCAGAAGATCCTCGAGACGCCCGAGCGCGGCGCGGGCCTGATCGAGATCGAGCCAACGATCCGCCCTGATCCAGGCGATCCGCTCCGCATCCATCAGAGTGGCCTCGAGTGGGGGCGGATTGCGGCGATCCGGCCGCGCGGCGACATCGACGGGTTGATCGCGGCGACGGCCATCGTCCACGACCTCATTCTCGTCACCCGCAATGTCGCGGACTTCGAGGATACCGGCGCGTCGGTGATCTATCCGTGGGATATCGAATGA
- a CDS encoding ATP-binding protein — translation MIHRRKAKQVGELLDASPAVALLGPRQVGKTTLALEIGARRPSIYLDLESDADRAKLAEPELYLSRFEDRLVILDEVHRLPGLFQNLRGLIDRGRRKGLRSGRFLLLGSASIDLLKQSGESLAGRIAYVELAPIDGLEVDAGEINKLWIRGGFPDSFLAANDRASQRWRADFIRTYLERDIPTLGPRIAAETLRRFWTMLAHHQSGLLNAADFARSLGVDGKTVASYLDLLVDLLLVRRLEPWHSNAGKRLVKSPRVYVRDSGLVHTLLGLETLDDVLGHPVSGASWEGFVIETVHAVLPDGSRSNFYRTSAGAEIDLVITLPGGQKWAIEIKRSLSPKVERGFHHACEDLLPDRRIVVYPGTEAFPLADKIEVLPLRELGDQFLASGR, via the coding sequence ATGATTCACCGTCGCAAAGCCAAACAGGTCGGGGAACTCCTTGATGCCAGCCCGGCCGTCGCCCTTCTGGGACCGCGCCAGGTTGGGAAGACAACGCTCGCCTTGGAGATCGGAGCACGACGACCGTCGATCTATCTCGATCTCGAGTCCGACGCGGACCGCGCCAAGCTCGCCGAACCGGAGTTGTATCTCAGCCGGTTCGAGGACAGGCTGGTCATCCTTGATGAGGTCCATCGGCTGCCGGGCCTGTTCCAGAACCTGCGCGGGCTGATCGATCGCGGTCGCCGCAAGGGATTGCGCTCCGGGCGCTTCCTGCTGCTGGGCTCGGCATCCATCGATCTTCTGAAGCAATCCGGCGAGAGCCTTGCCGGTCGGATCGCCTATGTCGAGCTGGCGCCGATCGACGGACTGGAGGTCGACGCCGGCGAGATCAACAAGCTATGGATCCGCGGCGGGTTCCCGGACAGCTTTCTCGCCGCTAATGATCGCGCCAGTCAGCGCTGGCGGGCCGATTTCATCCGCACCTATCTCGAGCGCGACATCCCGACGCTCGGCCCTCGCATCGCCGCAGAAACGCTGAGGCGTTTCTGGACGATGTTGGCGCATCACCAATCGGGGTTGCTGAACGCGGCGGATTTCGCGCGCTCGCTGGGCGTCGACGGCAAAACGGTCGCTTCTTACCTCGACCTGTTGGTCGATCTGCTACTGGTGCGGCGGCTCGAGCCCTGGCACAGCAACGCCGGCAAGCGGCTCGTGAAATCGCCCCGGGTCTATGTTCGCGATTCCGGACTCGTTCACACGCTTCTCGGGCTTGAAACGCTCGACGACGTGCTCGGTCATCCGGTCAGCGGCGCGAGCTGGGAAGGCTTTGTGATTGAGACCGTGCATGCGGTACTGCCCGACGGCAGCCGGTCGAATTTCTACCGTACCTCGGCGGGCGCCGAGATCGATCTGGTCATCACGCTTCCGGGCGGCCAAAAATGGGCGATCGAGATCAAGAGAAGCCTAAGTCCGAAAGTCGAACGCGGCTTCCATCATGCCTGCGAGGATCTGCTGCCCGACCGCAGGATTGTCGTCTATCCGGGAACTGAGGCCTTTCCGCTTGCCGACAAAATCGAGGTATTGCCCCTGCGGGAACTCGGCGACCAGTTCCTGGCCTCCGGCCGTTGA
- the repC gene encoding plasmid replication protein RepC — protein sequence MTDPQLAERFEAFHLQHGKNDARLAQLLASLATILPLRRPSNLAAPAIRTRVLDLTDGVTVRIFRLIETVAVEAIRSGAECITMDSFREKGETSGSVAETDGARSLPKRDLPLGMVLSACPDVLDYAKGREIRAWRDFVAAAEQARPALGISPSAWMEAQEAMGPENAAITVAAILQRAERISGGGYLRNLAERARAGKFTVWPMVMALLRAKIEGSKPSASAGRAGRAGGGEIARPDDSSGGGNSSWTVSPALLKSLEKPRRT from the coding sequence TTGACCGATCCGCAGCTGGCAGAGCGGTTCGAAGCCTTCCACCTGCAGCACGGGAAGAACGATGCACGCCTCGCGCAGTTGCTGGCGAGCCTGGCGACGATCCTGCCGCTGCGGCGACCCTCGAATCTCGCGGCGCCGGCGATCCGTACGCGCGTGCTCGATCTCACCGATGGCGTCACGGTGCGGATCTTCCGCCTGATCGAGACGGTTGCAGTCGAGGCGATCCGCTCCGGCGCAGAATGCATCACCATGGACAGCTTCCGAGAAAAAGGAGAAACAAGCGGCAGCGTTGCGGAAACCGACGGCGCGCGGAGCTTGCCGAAGCGGGATCTGCCCTTGGGCATGGTGCTGAGCGCTTGCCCGGATGTGCTGGATTACGCCAAGGGACGGGAAATCCGGGCTTGGCGCGATTTTGTCGCCGCGGCCGAGCAGGCCCGGCCGGCTCTGGGCATCAGCCCGAGCGCCTGGATGGAGGCGCAGGAAGCCATGGGGCCGGAAAACGCGGCGATCACCGTTGCGGCGATCCTGCAGCGGGCCGAGCGCATCAGCGGCGGCGGCTATCTGCGGAATCTGGCAGAACGCGCCCGGGCCGGGAAATTCACGGTCTGGCCGATGGTGATGGCGTTGCTGCGGGCGAAAATCGAGGGATCGAAGCCTTCTGCGAGCGCCGGCAGGGCCGGCAGGGCAGGGGGCGGCGAAATCGCTCGACCCGATGACAGCAGCGGTGGCGGAAACTCGTCCTGGACGGTGTCCCCGGCACTCCTGAAAAGCCTTGAGAAGCCAAGGCGGACATGA
- a CDS encoding ISAs1 family transposase — MDLAADGDEAVAETVVFLSYFEGLPDPRQPGKVMYPLAEVLLLCLLAVLAGAETITDIARFGEKKLDLLRRFRPFAAGTPAHDHLGDILATLDAEAVQRCFVAWVAAMIGVPVGVVAIDGKTSRRSKDAKEAIHMVSAFAARQRLVLGQVRVSDKANEIVAIPKLLDMLAIEGAVVTLDAMGCQRAIAQKILDKKADYILALKGNQGSLRQDVELFANEQKANDFKDAAISRHESIDGDHGRIETRAVTVIHDIGWLQERHQWPGLASLVIVESTRETGDKIERESRFYITSLTLMAVHIGTFVRDHWAVENSLHWVLDMVFRDDECRLRTDHAPANFTTLKHMALNLIRRARSKDSIRLRRKVAAWDDEFLISLIAA; from the coding sequence ATGGATTTGGCGGCTGATGGCGACGAGGCGGTCGCCGAGACGGTTGTATTTTTGAGCTATTTCGAGGGTCTGCCGGATCCGCGCCAGCCTGGTAAGGTGATGTATCCGCTTGCCGAGGTGCTGCTCCTGTGTCTGCTGGCGGTGCTGGCCGGGGCAGAGACCATCACCGACATCGCCCGCTTTGGTGAGAAGAAGCTCGATCTTTTGCGCCGCTTCCGGCCGTTCGCCGCGGGCACGCCAGCCCATGACCACCTGGGCGACATCCTCGCCACCCTCGACGCCGAGGCGGTCCAGCGCTGCTTCGTGGCCTGGGTGGCGGCCATGATCGGGGTTCCCGTGGGTGTGGTGGCGATCGACGGCAAGACCTCTCGCCGCTCGAAGGACGCCAAGGAGGCCATCCACATGGTCTCGGCCTTCGCCGCCCGCCAGCGCCTGGTGCTGGGTCAGGTCAGGGTGTCCGACAAGGCCAACGAGATCGTCGCCATCCCCAAGCTGCTGGACATGCTGGCCATCGAAGGCGCCGTCGTGACCCTCGACGCCATGGGCTGCCAGCGCGCCATCGCCCAGAAAATCCTGGACAAGAAGGCCGACTACATCCTCGCCCTGAAGGGCAATCAAGGCTCGCTGCGCCAGGATGTCGAGCTGTTCGCCAACGAGCAGAAAGCCAATGACTTCAAGGACGCCGCCATCAGCCGGCACGAGAGCATCGACGGCGACCACGGCCGCATCGAGACCCGCGCCGTCACCGTCATTCACGACATCGGCTGGCTGCAAGAGCGTCACCAATGGCCCGGCCTGGCGAGCCTCGTCATCGTCGAGAGCACCCGCGAGACCGGCGACAAGATCGAGCGCGAAAGCCGCTTCTATATCACCTCGCTGACCCTCATGGCCGTCCACATCGGCACCTTCGTCCGCGATCACTGGGCCGTCGAGAACAGCCTCCACTGGGTCCTAGACATGGTCTTCCGCGACGACGAATGCCGCCTGCGCACCGACCACGCCCCCGCCAACTTCACCACCCTCAAACACATGGCCCTCAACCTCATCCGACGTGCCAGGTCCAAGGACTCCATCCGCCTCAGACGCAAGGTCGCCGCCTGGGACGACGAGTTCCTGATCAGCCTCATCGCCGCTTAA